A genomic region of Alnus glutinosa chromosome 11, dhAlnGlut1.1, whole genome shotgun sequence contains the following coding sequences:
- the LOC133881375 gene encoding oligopeptide transporter 4-like, protein MGALDIQTPPPTAAAPTDPEKNIPNADEDVDPEELSPVEEVRLTVANTDDPTLPIWTFRMWFLGLISCALLSFLNQFFAYRTEPLIITQITVQVATLPIGRFMASVLPETKFRLPGLGSRSFSLNPGPFNMKEHVLISIFANAGSAFGSGSAYAVGIVTIIKAFYHRKISFVAGWLLITTTQVLGYGWAGLLRKYVVEPAHMWWPGTLVQVSLFRALHEREKQQRMSRAKFFLIALICSFTWYLVPGYLFSTLTSISWICWTFSKSVTAQQIGSGMRGLGLGAVTLDWSAVSSFLFSPLVSPFFSIVNVFVGYILIVYIAIPTAYWGFDLYNARSFPIFSSHLFTAAGQKYNISAIVNNNFELDQAKYTEQGRIHLSMFFALTYGFGFATIAATLTHVFLFYGREIYERYHASNRGKDDIHTKLMRRYKDIPSWWFYLLLGVTLAVSFVLCIFLNDQIQMPWWGLLFAGAMAFIFTLPISIITATTNQTPGLNIITEYAMGLIYPGRPIANVCFKTYGYMSMAQAVSFLSDFKLGHYMKIPPRSMFLVQFIGTILAATINLAVAVWLLDSIKNICQDDLLPSNSPWTCPGDRVFFDASVIWGLVGPKRIFGTLGNYAAMNWFFLGGAIGPVIVWLLHKTFPKQSWIPLINLPVLLGSTGMMPPATPLNYNAWIIVGTIFNFYIFRYRKQWWQRYNYVLSAALDAGVAFMGVLLYFSVGLENKSLSWWGTDGEHCPLATCPTAKGIVVDGCPVT, encoded by the exons ATGGGAGCACTGGATATACAAACACCGCCCCCCACCGCCGCCGCACCTACTGACCCAGAGAAAAACATCCCCAACGCCGACGAAGATGTCGACCCAGAGGAGCTCTCTCCCGTCGAGGAGGTCAGGCTAACCGTGGCCAACACCGACGACCCTACCCTCCCCATATGGACCTTCAGGATGTGGTTCTTGGGCTTAATCTCATGCGCCCTCCTCTCTTTCCTCAACCAGTTCTTCGCCTACCGGACGGAGCCCCTCATCATAACCCAAATCACCGTCCAAGTGGCCACCCTTCCCATCGGCCGCTTTATGGCCTCCGTTCTCCCGGAGACCAAGTTCCGGTTACCCGGGCTCGGGTCCCGGAGTTTCTCGCTCAATCCGGGTCCGTTCAACATGAAGGAGCACGTGCTCATTTCCATCTTCGCTAATGCTGGGAGCGCATTCGGATCTGGGTCAGCTTATGCTGTTGGTATTGTTACCATAATCAAAGCCTTCTACCACCGGAAAATCTCTTTTGTCGCCGGTTGGCTTCTTATTACCACTACGCAG GTATTAGGATACGGTTGGGCTGGGCTATTGAGGAAGTACGTGGTGGAGCCGGCGCATATGTGGTGGCCTGGCACTCTCGTTCAGGTTTCATTGTTCCG GGCTTTGCATGAACGTGAAAAGCAGCAGCGTATGTCACGGGCGAAGTTCTTCCTAATTGCACTAATTTGCAGTTTCACATGGTACCTGGTCCCTGGGTACCTGTTCTCAACACTTACAAGCATATCATGGATCTGCTGGACATTCTCCAAGTCAGTGACAGCCCAGCAGATTGGTTCGGGCATGAGAGGCCTTGGACTTGGAGCTGTGACACTTGACTGGTCTGCTGTGTCTTCTTTCTTGTTCAGCCCCCTCGTCAGCCCTTTCTTTTCCATTGTCAACGTTTTTGTAGGCTACATATTGATAGTCTACATTGCAATCCCTACAGCATACTGGGGGTTTGACTTGTACAATGCAAGAAGCTTTCCTATTTTCTCGTCGCACTTGTTTACAGCTGCAGGACAAAAGTACAACATATCAGCTATTGTAAATAATAACTTTGAACTCGATCAAGCAAAGTATACAGAACAAGGACGGATTCACTTAAGCATGTTTTTCGCTCTCACGTATGGCTTTGGATTTGCCACAATCGCAGCCACCCTCACACATGTGTTTCTCTTCTATGGCAG GGAAATTTATGAGCGGTATCATGCTTCTAATCGGGGCAAGGACGATATCCATACCAAATTGATGAGGAGATACAAGGACATACCTTCCTGGTGGTTCTACTTGTTGCTTGGTGTGACACTCGCAGTTTCCTTTGTACTCTGCATATTTTTAAATGACCAAATTCAGATGCCATGGTGGGGACTCCTCTTTGCCGGAGCCATGGCCTTTATCTTCACTCTTCCAATCAGCATCATAACTGCCACAACAAACCAG ACACCAGGGCTAAACATTATCACGGAGTATGCAATGGGTCTAATATACCCAGGAAGACCAATAGCCAATGTGTGCTTCAAAACCTATGGTTATATGAGCATGGCTCAGGCTGTCTCCTTCCTTAGTGACTTCAAGCTAGGACATTACATGAAGATTCCTCCAAGATCAATGTTTTTGGTTCAG TTCATAGGAACAATTCTGGCTGCAACCATCAACCTTGCAGTGGCAGTGTGGTTGCTCGACTCAATTAAGAACATATGCCAGGATGATCTCCTTCCCTCGAACAGTCCCTGGACATGTCCTGGGGACCGGGTCTTCTTTGATGCATCTGTAATTTGGGGTCTGGTAGGACCTAAACGGATCTTTGGAACTCTGGGAAACTATGCAGCAATGAATTGGTTCTTCCTTGGAGGTGCAATAGGGCCGGTTATTGTTTGGCTGCTTCATAAGACATTCCCTAAGCAATCATGGATTCCCCTGATTAACCTTCCAGTTCTCCTGGGATCAACGGGAATGATGCCACCGGCAACACCCCTGAACTACAATGCCTGGATTATAGTTGGAACAATTTTCAACTTTTACATCTTCCGTTACCGAAAGCAATGGTGGCAGAGGTACAATTACGTTCTTTCAGCAGCACTGGATGCTGGGGTGGCTTTCATGGGTGTGCTCTTGTACTTTTCAGTGGGCTTGGAAAACAAAAGTTTGTCCTGGTGGGGTACCGATGGTGAACATTGTCCATTAGCAACATGTCCAACAGCCAAGGGCATAGTGGTTGATGGTTGTCCAGTAACCTAA